One genomic region from Phocoena sinus isolate mPhoSin1 chromosome 3, mPhoSin1.pri, whole genome shotgun sequence encodes:
- the FASTKD3 gene encoding FAST kinase domain-containing protein 3, mitochondrial isoform X1 produces the protein MALITLRRNLCHLSDFRIHGALAGLKTQRVNCVHKTVKEHLYPWFWSLQLEPVRVRFHHAHSKKFHSGNGNDLHPVGEPVFSQAHAWDRSEHSVKNVDEQIFYRRLNSFTSSEEVLHYISTLQTLPDTMAAGALHRVCEMEKNDDDQRLPKEILENSAFQALCNQFAQDPSNLSNTGLVTALQALTLYVDPQSRLLLSLLAECQHRLEMGSLDIHSLCILGECLIKLQGPGCSTLDLIIYQLQGENLEEFTPEDIVTLYRILQACPEKVDQTFLHKINNFSLSVVSNLSPKLLSQILTALVVLDQTQALTLVIKLGKYVVRHIPHFTNEELKEVLEAFIYFGYNDRFFTEALEQHVASLCLTLDPEVVSKVMEYCSRKLIFSKPILNAVAETFVCQSEKFSPNQTAELMEPFGKLNYLPPNASALFRRLENILFTRFNYFPPKTLLKLLHSCSLIECHPVNFMAKIFSPYFLQQLQGEEPYLDRLSLAQLTQLFLTAILECPFYKGPKLLPKYQVKSFLTPCSSLETPMDFQLYKSVMIGLIDLLGARLYFASKVLTPYCYTIDVEIKLDEDGFVLPFTVDEDIHKRVALCIDGPKRFCLNSKHLLGKEATKQRHLYLLGYQVVQIPYYEIEMLKSRNELVEYLQRKLFSQNSGGHW, from the exons ATGGCTTTAATTACCTTGCGGAGGAACCTTTGTCATTTATCTGATTTTCGGATACATGGAGCTCTGGCTGGTCTGAAAACTCAACGTGTAAATTGTGTTCACAAGACAGTCAAGGAGCATCTGTATCCATGGTTCTGGTCACTGCAACTTGAGCCTGTTAGGGTCAGGTTCCATCATGCCCATTCTAAAAAGTTCCATTCAGGAAACGGAAATGACCTTCATCCAGTTGGCGAGCCAGTGTTCTCTCAAGCACACGCTTGGGACAGGTCTGAACACAGTGTTAAAAATGTGGATGAACAGATATTTTACAGGAGACTAAACAGCTTCACTTCATCGGAAGAAGTCTTACATTATATAAGCACACTGCAGACTTTGCCTGATACTATGGCAGCAGGAGCCTTACATCGGGtttgtgaaatggaaaaaaacgATGATGATCAAAGGTTGCCAAAAGAAATACTGGAGAATAGCGCCTTTCAAGCTTTGTGTAATCAGTTTGCACAGGACCCCTCAAATCTGTCAAACACGGGTTTGGTGACTGCTTTGCAAGCCCTGACCCTGTATGTGGATCCCCAAAGTCGCTTGCTGCTAAGCCTCCTGGCAGAGTGCCAGCATCGTCTCGAAATGGGTAGCCTGGACATTCACAGTCTTTGTATCCTGGGGGAATGTCTGATTAAACTGCAAGGTCCAGGTTGTTCGACACTAGACCTGATTATATATCAACTGCAAGGTGAAAATTTGGAAGAATTTACCCCCGAGGATATTGTGACCCTTTACAGAATACTGCAGGCATGTCCTGAAAAAGTTGACCAGACGTTTTTACATAAGATAAATAACTTTTCTCTGTCAGTAGTTTCCAACCTGAGTCCTAAGTTGCTGAGCCAAATCCTCACCGCCCTGGTGGTCCTTGATCAAACTCAGGCACTTACGCTGGTTATAAAATTGGGTAAATATGTTGTGAGGCATATCCCCCATTTCACTAATGAAGAGCTCAAAGAAGTCTTAGAGGCATTCATCTACTTTGGGTACAATGACAGATTTTTTACAGAAGCCCTAGAGCAACACGTTGCTTCCCTCTGTCTCACTCTGGATCCCGAGGTTGTCAGCAAAGTCATGGAGTATTGCAGTAGAAAGCTGATTTTTTCAAAACCCATCCTCAATGCAGTGGCAGAAACTTTTGTTTGTCAGTCAGAAAAATTTTCACCTAATCAAACTGCTGAGTTAATGGAGCCATTTGGAAAACTCAATTATTTGCCACCAAATGCCTCTGCTTTATTTAGGAGGCTAGAAAACATACTGTTCACTCGTTTCAATTATTTTCCACCCAAAACACTATTGAAACTTCTCCATTCATGTTCACTTATTGAATGCCATCCAGTCAACTTTATGGCCAAAATATTCAGCCCGTATTTTCTTCAGCAGCTGCAAG gTGAAGAGCCCTATTTGGACAGACTGAGCCTAGCACAACTGACCCAACTTTTCTTAACCGCGATTCTAGAATGCCCGTTCTATAAG GGTCCAAAACTTCTTCCTAAATATCAAGTGAAATCATTTCTTACTCCATGCTCTTCCCTGGAGACCCCCATGGATTTTCAGCTTTATAAATCTGTGATGATTGGACTGATTGACCTTTTAGGAGCAAGATTGTATTTTGCTTCAAAAGTGTTAACACCCTATTGTTACACGATAG ATGTTGAAATTAAATTAGATGAAGATGGATTTGTATTACCATTTACAGTTGATGAAGATATacataaaag GGTAGCACTGTGCATTGATGGTCCAAAAAGATTTTGTTTGAATAGCAAACACTTACTGGGAAAGGAAGCTACTAAACAAAGACATCTGTACTTACTTGGTTATCAAGTTGTCCAG ATTCCCTATTACGAGATTGAGATGCTAAAATCAAGAAATGAATTAGTggaatatttacaaagaaaactattttctcaAAACTCTGGTGGTCACTGGTAA
- the FASTKD3 gene encoding FAST kinase domain-containing protein 3, mitochondrial isoform X2: MALITLRRNLCHLSDFRIHGALAGLKTQRVNCVHKTVKEHLYPWFWSLQLEPVRVRFHHAHSKKFHSGNGNDLHPVGEPVFSQAHAWDRSEHSVKNVDEQIFYRRLNSFTSSEEVLHYISTLQTLPDTMAAGALHRVCEMEKNDDDQRLPKEILENSAFQALCNQFAQDPSNLSNTGLVTALQALTLYVDPQSRLLLSLLAECQHRLEMGSLDIHSLCILGECLIKLQGPGCSTLDLIIYQLQGENLEEFTPEDIVTLYRILQACPEKVDQTFLHKINNFSLSVVSNLSPKLLSQILTALVVLDQTQALTLVIKLGKYVVRHIPHFTNEELKEVLEAFIYFGYNDRFFTEALEQHVASLCLTLDPEVVSKVMEYCSRKLIFSKPILNAVAETFVCQSEKFSPNQTAELMEPFGKLNYLPPNASALFRRLENILFTRFNYFPPKTLLKLLHSCSLIECHPVNFMAKIFSPYFLQQLQDVEIKLDEDGFVLPFTVDEDIHKRVALCIDGPKRFCLNSKHLLGKEATKQRHLYLLGYQVVQIPYYEIEMLKSRNELVEYLQRKLFSQNSGGHW, from the exons ATGGCTTTAATTACCTTGCGGAGGAACCTTTGTCATTTATCTGATTTTCGGATACATGGAGCTCTGGCTGGTCTGAAAACTCAACGTGTAAATTGTGTTCACAAGACAGTCAAGGAGCATCTGTATCCATGGTTCTGGTCACTGCAACTTGAGCCTGTTAGGGTCAGGTTCCATCATGCCCATTCTAAAAAGTTCCATTCAGGAAACGGAAATGACCTTCATCCAGTTGGCGAGCCAGTGTTCTCTCAAGCACACGCTTGGGACAGGTCTGAACACAGTGTTAAAAATGTGGATGAACAGATATTTTACAGGAGACTAAACAGCTTCACTTCATCGGAAGAAGTCTTACATTATATAAGCACACTGCAGACTTTGCCTGATACTATGGCAGCAGGAGCCTTACATCGGGtttgtgaaatggaaaaaaacgATGATGATCAAAGGTTGCCAAAAGAAATACTGGAGAATAGCGCCTTTCAAGCTTTGTGTAATCAGTTTGCACAGGACCCCTCAAATCTGTCAAACACGGGTTTGGTGACTGCTTTGCAAGCCCTGACCCTGTATGTGGATCCCCAAAGTCGCTTGCTGCTAAGCCTCCTGGCAGAGTGCCAGCATCGTCTCGAAATGGGTAGCCTGGACATTCACAGTCTTTGTATCCTGGGGGAATGTCTGATTAAACTGCAAGGTCCAGGTTGTTCGACACTAGACCTGATTATATATCAACTGCAAGGTGAAAATTTGGAAGAATTTACCCCCGAGGATATTGTGACCCTTTACAGAATACTGCAGGCATGTCCTGAAAAAGTTGACCAGACGTTTTTACATAAGATAAATAACTTTTCTCTGTCAGTAGTTTCCAACCTGAGTCCTAAGTTGCTGAGCCAAATCCTCACCGCCCTGGTGGTCCTTGATCAAACTCAGGCACTTACGCTGGTTATAAAATTGGGTAAATATGTTGTGAGGCATATCCCCCATTTCACTAATGAAGAGCTCAAAGAAGTCTTAGAGGCATTCATCTACTTTGGGTACAATGACAGATTTTTTACAGAAGCCCTAGAGCAACACGTTGCTTCCCTCTGTCTCACTCTGGATCCCGAGGTTGTCAGCAAAGTCATGGAGTATTGCAGTAGAAAGCTGATTTTTTCAAAACCCATCCTCAATGCAGTGGCAGAAACTTTTGTTTGTCAGTCAGAAAAATTTTCACCTAATCAAACTGCTGAGTTAATGGAGCCATTTGGAAAACTCAATTATTTGCCACCAAATGCCTCTGCTTTATTTAGGAGGCTAGAAAACATACTGTTCACTCGTTTCAATTATTTTCCACCCAAAACACTATTGAAACTTCTCCATTCATGTTCACTTATTGAATGCCATCCAGTCAACTTTATGGCCAAAATATTCAGCCCGTATTTTCTTCAGCAGCTGCAAG ATGTTGAAATTAAATTAGATGAAGATGGATTTGTATTACCATTTACAGTTGATGAAGATATacataaaag GGTAGCACTGTGCATTGATGGTCCAAAAAGATTTTGTTTGAATAGCAAACACTTACTGGGAAAGGAAGCTACTAAACAAAGACATCTGTACTTACTTGGTTATCAAGTTGTCCAG ATTCCCTATTACGAGATTGAGATGCTAAAATCAAGAAATGAATTAGTggaatatttacaaagaaaactattttctcaAAACTCTGGTGGTCACTGGTAA
- the C3H5orf49 gene encoding uncharacterized protein C5orf49 homolog translates to MEDDEEEITAATLRGKPRPPPISALSAFSYVPPRRQDPKEYSYYYRQGRTGIISLYDCVFKRNPGYNQKLHRDDREHAKSLGLHVNEEERERPVWVLTSSVYGRRIHQPVEPPNRDHRRAGHVKADFYRKNDIPSIKAPGFGHISPA, encoded by the exons ATGGAGGACGACGAGGAGGAGATCACCGCCGCCACGCTGCGGGGCAAGCCCCGGCCGCCGCCCATCTCCGCGCTGTCCGCCTTCAGCTACGTCCCGCCGCGGCGCCAGGACCCCAAGGAGTACAGCTACTACTACCGCCAGGGCAGG ACTGGAATCATTTCCCTCTATGACTGTGTTTTTAAGAGGAACCCAGGTTATAATCAGAAATTGCACCGAGACGACAGAGAACATGCAAAAAGCCTGGGACTTCACGTTAACGAGGAG GAGCGCGAGAGGCCAGTGTGGGTGCTGACGTCTTCTGTCTATGGGCGGCGCATCCACCAGCCTGTGGAGCCCCCGAACCGGGATCACAGACGCGCCGGCCACGTGAAGGCCGACTTCTACCGGAAGAACGACATCCCCAGCATCAAGGCTCCCGGCTTCGGTCACATTTCTCCGGCCTGA